One Dysosmobacter welbionis DNA segment encodes these proteins:
- a CDS encoding sugar phosphate isomerase/epimerase family protein, producing the protein MKLGLVTDSLVDRSLAEAAAVCRGLGLEQVELGCGNWSPAPHVDLKGLTADAGARHRLLDTLGENGLTISALNCSGNPLFPGEKGAGDRAVAEGTFLLAEQLGVETVVMMSGLPGGCPEDRTPTWIVTSWPPETEEILRYQWKAAVPVWKALAARARDHGVKRIALEFHGWQLVYNVETLRRLRSEVGDDILGVNLDPSHLFWMGADPVEVARALADCIYHVHIKDVRLEPAAGQNTLLDTKGVLEFASRSWNFVTPGTGHDAAWWRRFLETLQDCGYDGALSIEQEDYTIPLEEALQKAVSLLRQALPA; encoded by the coding sequence ATGAAACTCGGCTTGGTGACGGACAGCCTGGTAGACCGCTCCCTGGCAGAGGCAGCGGCCGTCTGCCGGGGACTGGGGCTGGAGCAGGTGGAGTTGGGCTGCGGCAACTGGTCCCCGGCGCCCCATGTGGACCTGAAAGGGCTGACGGCGGACGCCGGTGCCCGGCACCGGCTGCTGGATACTCTGGGGGAAAACGGCCTCACGATCTCCGCCCTGAACTGCTCCGGCAACCCCCTGTTCCCCGGGGAGAAGGGAGCCGGAGACAGGGCGGTGGCGGAGGGCACGTTCCTCCTGGCGGAGCAGCTAGGGGTGGAGACCGTGGTGATGATGAGCGGCCTGCCCGGCGGCTGCCCGGAGGACCGCACTCCCACCTGGATCGTCACGTCCTGGCCGCCGGAGACGGAGGAAATCCTCCGCTACCAGTGGAAGGCGGCCGTCCCGGTGTGGAAGGCGCTGGCCGCCCGGGCCCGGGACCACGGGGTGAAGCGCATCGCCCTGGAGTTCCATGGCTGGCAGCTGGTGTACAATGTGGAGACGCTCCGCCGCCTGCGGAGTGAGGTGGGAGACGACATTCTGGGGGTGAATCTGGACCCCAGCCATCTCTTCTGGATGGGGGCGGACCCCGTGGAGGTGGCCCGCGCCCTGGCGGACTGCATCTACCATGTCCACATCAAGGACGTGCGCCTGGAGCCGGCTGCCGGGCAGAACACCCTGCTGGACACCAAGGGCGTGCTGGAGTTCGCCAGCCGCTCCTGGAACTTCGTCACCCCCGGCACAGGCCACGACGCCGCCTGGTGGCGCCGCTTTCTGGAGACGCTGCAGGACTGCGGCTACGACGGCGCCCTCAGCATCGAACAGGAGGATTACACCATCCCGCTGGAGGAGGCCCTGCAGAAGGCCGTGTCCCTGCTGCGGCAGGCGCTGCCCGCCTGA
- a CDS encoding DUF1294 domain-containing protein, translated as MEEKTLYLPTEHNDRIVAFIGSPLGLLAAWLVLINTVTFLIFGVDKLLAKHPRFRQRVPEKNLLLLAVVGGSVGALLGMYLFRHKTLHRVFRVGVPVILAVQLLLAAAITLYWNFLR; from the coding sequence ATGGAAGAAAAGACACTCTATCTGCCCACAGAGCACAATGACCGTATCGTTGCCTTCATCGGCTCTCCCCTGGGGCTGCTGGCCGCCTGGCTGGTGCTCATCAACACTGTGACCTTTTTGATCTTCGGCGTAGACAAGCTCCTGGCCAAACACCCCCGGTTCCGCCAGCGGGTGCCGGAGAAAAATCTGTTGCTTCTGGCCGTGGTGGGCGGCAGCGTGGGTGCCCTGCTGGGGATGTACCTCTTCCGCCACAAGACGCTCCACCGGGTCTTTCGGGTGGGCGTGCCGGTGATCCTGGCCGTGCAGCTCCTGCTGGCGGCGGCCATTACCCTGTACTGGAATTTCCTGCGGTGA